In Candidatus Polarisedimenticolaceae bacterium, the genomic stretch GCGCGCGCGTCGCGAGGAGCGGCGCCGCGCCGACGAGCGCACCGCGGTCTCCCGCAAACACGCCAAGGCCGCCGCCGAGCGCGCGAAGGACCTCCCGGCGGAGCCCGCCGCCGAGGAGCCCCGGCCCGCCCCCGCGCCGCCCTCCCTCCGCCCGCGCGCGACGGCCGCCAAGCCCTCCCCGCCCGCGAAGCAGCCCCCCCTTCTCGAGCCGCAGAGCGCCTCGGGGATGAGCCTCCCCCCCCTCGATCTGCTCAACGACCCGAAGCCGCAGCCGAGCGAGGACGAGAAGGAGCTCCTCTCCCGCGCGGGCCAGCTCACCCAGAAGTTCCGCGAGTTCGACGTCGAGGGGGAGGTCGTCGCGATCCACCCCGGTCCCGTCGTGACGACCTTCGAGTTCAAGCCCGACGCCGGCGTGAAGTACTCGAAGATCACGGGGCTCGTGGACGACCTGTGCCTGGGACTGAAGGCCGAGTCGGTGCGCATCGACCGCATGCCCGGCCGCGCGACGGTGGGGATCGAGGTCCCCAACAAGCACCAGGAGATCATCTACCCGAAGGAGCTGATGGCCTCCGAGCGCTGGCGCCAGTCCCGCTCGAAGCTCACCCTCGCCCTCGGGAAGGACATCAACGGCGAGGTCTACACCGCCGAGCTCGACCGCATGCCGCACCTGCTGATCGCCGGCGCCACCGGCGCGGGGAAGTCGGTCGGCCTCAACGGCATGATCGTGTCGATGCTCTACAAGTCCACCCCGGCCGAAGTCCGTTTCATCATGATCGACACGAAGATGATCGAGCTCGGGATCTACCAGGACATCCCGCACCTGCTCATCCCGGTCGTCACCGACCCCAAACACGCCTCGACCGCGCTGAAGTGGGCGGTCCGCGAGATGGAGTCCCGCTACAAGAAACTCGCCGCGGTGGGCGTCCGCAACCTCGAGCAGTTCAACGCGCTGCTCGACGCCGAGCCCGAGCGCACGATCTCGGACCCCAAGACCGGCGAGTCCCAGCCCCTGCGCAAGCTCCCCTGCGTCGTCATCGTCATCGACGAGATGGCCGACCTGATGATGGTCTCCTCGGCGGACGTCGAGGAGTCGATCATGCGCCTCGCGCAGATGGCGCGGGCCGTCGGCATCCACCTCATCCTCGCCACGCAGCGCCCGTCGGTGGACGTCATCACCGGCACGATCAAGGCCAACTTCCCCTCGCGCATCGCCTTCCGGGTCAGCCAGCGCGTGGACTCCCGCACGATCATCGACCAGCAGGGGGCCGAGCACCTGCTCGGCCGCGGCGACATGTTGTTCATGCCCCCCGGCTCCCAGCGCCTCACCCGGCTGCACAGCGCCTACCTCACCGAAGGGGAGATCAACCGCATCACCGCCTTCCTGAAGAAGCAGGCGAAGCCGGTCTACGACGAAAGCGTGCTGAAGGACCCCGAGGAGGA encodes the following:
- a CDS encoding DNA translocase FtsK, with amino-acid sequence MAKVREKLRRLSQWPGFDEVVGLLLLLMAAICLAALSSHSPSDPTWFQQLSDPGPVRNVFGRVGANLSEMLWQGLGTAGWLVPLVLAVTGWNRFRGRGAATSWGRFAGLAAATLVLAGLLQLWIGWVEISGDRYPAGGLAGIAVGGTLRELLGTTGGIVVAVVLLAATIVLATQFSFARTGEALAVWGRGEAARRLAAWRARREERRRADERTAVSRKHAKAAAERAKDLPAEPAAEEPRPAPAPPSLRPRATAAKPSPPAKQPPLLEPQSASGMSLPPLDLLNDPKPQPSEDEKELLSRAGQLTQKFREFDVEGEVVAIHPGPVVTTFEFKPDAGVKYSKITGLVDDLCLGLKAESVRIDRMPGRATVGIEVPNKHQEIIYPKELMASERWRQSRSKLTLALGKDINGEVYTAELDRMPHLLIAGATGAGKSVGLNGMIVSMLYKSTPAEVRFIMIDTKMIELGIYQDIPHLLIPVVTDPKHASTALKWAVREMESRYKKLAAVGVRNLEQFNALLDAEPERTISDPKTGESQPLRKLPCVVIVIDEMADLMMVSSADVEESIMRLAQMARAVGIHLILATQRPSVDVITGTIKANFPSRIAFRVSQRVDSRTIIDQQGAEHLLGRGDMLFMPPGSQRLTRLHSAYLTEGEINRITAFLKKQAKPVYDESVLKDPEEERQAGGDGGERDAMYLECVRLVLQEGQCSITLLQRRLRLGYARAARIVDTMQQDGIVGPADGSKPREILVGPEILETLSASR